The Thunnus thynnus chromosome 22, fThuThy2.1, whole genome shotgun sequence genome includes a window with the following:
- the LOC137174783 gene encoding butyrophilin subfamily 3 member A2-like, with protein sequence MMLHLKERLSKSGLTAFSVSVFHHAVVLILLTYCCEGLSQVIGPSQPVIVTVGDDIILPCHLKPATDAVGMTFEWARPDLNPRFVHVWHEGQDLQVHQHPSYRGRTSLSVEKLKHGDISLKLSKVKLSDNGKYRCYFPNMNEDSTVQLVVGTASSPVISLAGIDTSSSGVVLQCESKGWYPKPEVFWLDGEGNLLPAGPTETVRGPDDLYTVSSRVTVEKRHNNNFTCRVQQNNINQTRETHIIVPDDFFIAPRSSAASITISLVACFMCVLAVVFAVWKWRQNKTKSKTRREEQRLLEERRMVDTLKEQTLELKKQKDVLKVYKAQIEKLVEEQEELFLSVETEVTKKGIESLTSVPGNINDIISEYKKNQNERLKELDELVLKTEHLLENTEKIIRKTVEESKELR encoded by the exons ATGATGCTTCACCTGAAGGAGAGGCTGTCTAAATCTGGACTCACtgctttcagtgtttcagttttcCATCATGCTGTTGTCCTGATTCTCCTTACATACTGCTGTGAAG GTCTGTCTCAGGTGATTGGTCCATCTCAGCCAGTAATAGTAACAGTtggtgatgacatcattttGCCATGCCATCTGAAGCCGGCTACGGATGCTGTTGGTATGACTTTTGAGTGGGCGAGACCCGACCTGAACCCCAGGTTTGTCCACGTGTGGCATGAAGGTCAAGACCTCCAGGTTCATCAGCATCCGTCCTACAGAGGAAGAACATCACTGTCTGTCGAGAAACTGAAACAcggagacatttcactaaaactCTCCAAAGTGAAACTCTCTGATAATGGAAAATACAGATGCTACTTTCCAAATATGAATGAAGACTCTACTGTTCAGCTTGTTGTTG GAACTGCCTCCTCTCCTGTCATCAGCTTAGCAGGGATTGACACATCTAGCAGCGGAGTGGTGTTACAGTGTGAGTCTAAAGGCTGGTATCCAAAGCCTGAGGTGTTTTGGCTGGACGGTGAGGGAAACCTCCTCCCTGCTGGACctacagagacagtcagaggtCCTGATGACCTCTATActgtcagcagcagagtgactgtagagaagagacacaacaacaacttcaCCTGTAGAGTCCAACAGAACAACATCAACCAGaccagagagacacacattattgttccag atgATTTCTTCATTGCTCCGCGTAGTTCTGCTGCTTCTATCACCATCAGCTTGGTTGCTTGCTTCATGTGTGTTCTTGCAGTTGTCTTTGCTGTGTGGAAATGGAGGCAAAACAAAACCA AAAGCAAGACACGAAGAGAAGAACAGCGGCTCCTGGAAGAGAGGAGAATGGTTGATACACTGAAGGAACAGACGCTGGAACTGAAGAAGCAGAAAGATGTATTAAAAGTTTACAAGGCACAAATAGAAAAACTGGTTGAGGAGCAAGAGGAGCTGTTTCTCTCAGTGGAGACAGAAGTAACAAAGAAGGGGATTGAGAGTCTCACCAGTGTACCAGGTAACATAAACGATATAATATCAgagtacaaaaaaaatcagaatgaaagactgaaagaacTTGATGAACTTGTACTGAAAACAGAGCATCTATTagagaacacagagaagatTATTAGAAAAACAGTAGAAGAAAGCAAAGAACTACGTTGA